One stretch of Fibrobacter sp. UWH6 DNA includes these proteins:
- a CDS encoding gliding motility-associated C-terminal domain-containing protein, translating to MKFYTLLLIVFLTVAQAFAAESWLTFSKPFPVRSCIPYGGGILLATDGGIRYRAIDGDRVFHSEDGLEEAIFHAIVGYEERIYAISKFGLIAALDAQRNVWGVLNRSYVANKSRVLPDGAALADSIIVIAFEDRLAFFDLITKTSIATIDRIGEYNLSADNIQKLVVHGDSLYVNVGEQSYVREMDWYDVGGDAKLFDPLSWSKVKDPSLVNGLVEKDSNLINIEGDIIDDPSYTISATPIDTIEVAGNQEIIYDTTVVRKTRWIEKAQDKYFLVGDEAVFLYDPSLNSLTDLSLFNDFPLGEPYEVHAVPTGGVVVGTTEGGISYGGVAPWSDLSYPLPGIGSQSAAFDARIKSISVLPDGHTFFHIWGFGFFMFINWGLDQQFSVGLNSGACLDNYFEGRYDDLGNPLQYVISVGSTPAPDSSGFLTTTSNGKKYSINYFKTNGEVYCASQVGQTSMAGPLYATIDEDGSWLLYVGSRQGTAIAADGGLDIIRIPSPKNNGGELSGATIETSIPLESTPVDMVYDSIGDRLWVITKSSLYYLDKNEKDKDTLVSPKSTNGLRASEYSAIDVDIHGNLWLGTTDQGAYRLSLKNKSPDTLTVKSYNVKSGMLSNDVTDLSIDHTLGVVWFTHASGVSRYYNKNLKYSSKNMTDSAKADVYAYPVPFRPAVHNRFVIANIAEGASVSIYNRGGSLIRSFRKDDTLGGSVEWDGRGLDGNLVAPGVYYYVVKNSSKVKKGKFIIIH from the coding sequence GTGAAGTTCTATACCTTACTACTGATTGTCTTTCTGACTGTTGCCCAGGCTTTTGCCGCGGAGAGCTGGCTTACTTTTTCTAAGCCCTTTCCTGTTAGAAGTTGCATCCCCTATGGTGGGGGTATTCTTTTGGCGACTGACGGAGGTATCCGTTACCGCGCCATAGACGGTGATCGCGTATTTCATTCTGAAGACGGATTGGAAGAGGCCATATTCCACGCCATTGTCGGCTATGAAGAACGGATTTATGCCATTTCCAAGTTCGGTCTGATTGCCGCATTGGACGCCCAAAGAAATGTTTGGGGAGTACTGAATAGGTCTTACGTCGCCAATAAGTCTAGAGTGCTGCCTGATGGAGCCGCTCTTGCCGATTCCATCATTGTTATTGCATTTGAAGACCGTCTGGCCTTTTTTGACTTGATTACGAAAACCTCTATTGCAACAATCGACAGAATTGGTGAATACAATCTGTCAGCAGATAATATCCAGAAACTTGTGGTTCACGGAGATTCTCTTTACGTGAATGTTGGCGAACAGTCCTATGTTCGCGAAATGGACTGGTATGATGTGGGCGGGGATGCTAAACTTTTTGATCCTTTGTCATGGAGCAAGGTTAAAGATCCGTCTCTGGTGAATGGATTGGTCGAAAAGGACTCCAACCTTATAAATATCGAAGGGGATATCATTGATGACCCCAGCTATACAATTAGTGCGACTCCCATTGACACTATCGAGGTTGCGGGAAACCAGGAGATTATTTACGATACCACCGTCGTCAGAAAGACTCGATGGATCGAGAAGGCCCAAGACAAGTATTTCCTGGTTGGCGATGAGGCTGTCTTCCTTTATGACCCTAGCCTTAACTCCCTAACAGACCTGTCGCTGTTCAATGATTTCCCGCTGGGGGAACCCTATGAAGTTCATGCCGTGCCTACCGGTGGTGTCGTTGTTGGTACTACGGAAGGCGGGATTAGCTATGGGGGTGTTGCACCGTGGAGCGACCTGTCTTATCCTCTGCCTGGGATCGGTAGTCAATCTGCTGCATTTGATGCCCGCATCAAGTCCATATCGGTGCTGCCCGATGGCCATACCTTTTTCCACATCTGGGGTTTCGGCTTCTTCATGTTCATAAATTGGGGGCTGGATCAGCAGTTCTCCGTTGGGCTGAATAGCGGCGCCTGCCTGGATAACTACTTTGAAGGCCGTTATGATGACCTCGGAAATCCCTTGCAGTATGTTATTTCTGTCGGGTCGACACCTGCGCCGGACAGTTCCGGTTTCTTGACGACGACCTCCAACGGAAAGAAGTACAGCATAAACTATTTCAAGACCAATGGCGAAGTTTATTGTGCAAGCCAGGTGGGGCAAACTTCAATGGCTGGCCCTCTCTACGCAACGATCGATGAAGATGGTTCATGGCTTCTGTATGTGGGTTCAAGACAGGGCACGGCGATCGCTGCCGATGGCGGGCTTGACATCATTCGAATTCCTTCTCCCAAGAACAATGGGGGTGAACTGTCCGGTGCTACCATAGAAACATCTATCCCCCTGGAATCTACTCCCGTGGATATGGTTTACGACTCTATTGGGGATCGCCTGTGGGTGATTACGAAATCATCGCTCTACTATCTGGACAAGAATGAAAAAGACAAGGATACGCTTGTGTCGCCCAAGTCGACGAACGGTCTGCGTGCTTCCGAATATTCTGCCATTGACGTGGATATTCATGGCAACCTGTGGTTAGGTACGACAGACCAGGGCGCCTATCGTCTGTCCCTGAAAAACAAGTCTCCCGACACGCTGACGGTCAAGTCCTACAATGTAAAGAGCGGTATGTTGTCCAATGACGTAACGGACCTTTCCATTGACCATACCCTTGGGGTGGTCTGGTTTACTCATGCCAGTGGCGTCAGCCGTTATTACAACAAGAATCTCAAGTACTCCTCGAAGAACATGACTGATTCGGCAAAGGCCGACGTTTATGCCTATCCCGTTCCCTTCAGGCCTGCTGTCCATAACCGATTCGTTATTGCGAATATTGCAGAAGGCGCATCTGTTAGCATCTATAACCGTGGCGGTTCCCTGATTCGTTCCTTCCGAAAAGATGATACACTGGGGGGCAGCGTTGAATGGGATGGTCGCGGATTAGACGGAAATCTGGTGGCACCTGGCGTGTATTATTATGTTGTAAAAAATTCTTCAAAGGTGAAGAAGGGCAAGTTCATTATTATCCATTAG
- a CDS encoding sigma-70 family RNA polymerase sigma factor translates to MENTRIFSEEVSIRLENIWRKNAPQIYKLCCKRSSTKEAADDLFQEVALKFCKYAKNLNLDTALWPWFYRVTLCTHFDLYRREKMVLPFSVLRENQAAYDVYPEQSSVHFRNESRENKAAALLKTFMQVLNPEEALVTELTYLGGFLLKDAARILTRNRGYLSKLRCRAVNKMRKEKRQRDAILEKIDAPMVLLEDLLTRNNEIS, encoded by the coding sequence ATGGAAAATACGCGAATTTTTTCAGAAGAAGTATCCATTCGGCTAGAGAATATCTGGCGCAAGAATGCCCCACAAATTTACAAACTATGTTGCAAGCGGAGTAGTACAAAAGAGGCCGCCGACGATCTTTTTCAGGAGGTTGCGCTGAAGTTTTGTAAATATGCGAAAAATCTTAATTTGGATACCGCACTTTGGCCCTGGTTTTATAGGGTAACGTTGTGTACCCACTTCGATCTTTACCGTCGGGAGAAAATGGTTCTGCCCTTTTCCGTGCTGAGGGAAAATCAGGCGGCGTACGATGTTTATCCCGAACAGTCTTCGGTCCATTTTCGTAATGAATCCCGCGAGAACAAGGCTGCCGCGCTGCTCAAGACTTTTATGCAGGTGCTCAATCCAGAAGAAGCCCTCGTTACGGAACTGACGTATCTTGGAGGTTTTCTTTTGAAGGATGCGGCCCGGATTCTGACGAGAAATAGGGGGTACCTAAGCAAGCTTCGCTGCAGGGCTGTAAATAAAATGCGCAAAGAAAAGCGGCAAAGGGATGCCATCCTTGAAAAGATTGATGCTCCAATGGTTCTTTTGGAGGATTTGCTTACGAGGAACAATGAAATTTCGTAA
- a CDS encoding thioredoxin family protein, which yields MRKKPILDYFVNNCLQNASFCILLLTLPLTSFAEEFNMNNMPPPDMSMTYSAGELVAGSKLTVKITIPDNWHVNANIAADEFLKPSSIDVSAQGIFFGEPVWPAPIKEYSEALDLENLVFRGEFQVILPIDSVEKNFDSLSTTITFHYQACDNSICLAPAQKTISLDGNTFGKGNAGNGDANLKKNGKDGDEPQQVNATEEKFDIIMEFQQEETAGTDAKTVASEATANEGTASEPQTAAEESAAEVAAVGESAADSAAGFAGTLALLFFAFVGGIILNLMPCVLPVLSLKIFSLVKQAGESRSRLLASGLSTTAGILCSFWVLAAIISVIKIGGGNAGWGMQFQSAGFIAFMVVILTAFAMSFFGLFEVWLPWGATTKMDAAGSKGGLAGAFFTGALLVLLSTPCSAPFLGTAMGFAFTASLPVLFLFFTAAGIGLALPYLLVSFFPAVQKHLPKPGIWMTYLQKVMGVLLLATVCWLLWVVNEQAGSAGVGIFAVIAVVSAVASALIGKIAPPGVAFSREVVGFAGAIVILAGLWFGVLAPRYENVVVERFNARMAEQMTEDGWFRYSPALIEEFKAAGRTVFIDVSADWCITCKANEAAVLNREEFTDAMNKLNVARVKADWTRETPEVNALLRSLGKSGVPAYAVYPKGDASKQIVFPELLTTGAIVEKITGK from the coding sequence ATGCGTAAAAAACCGATTCTTGATTATTTTGTCAACAACTGTTTGCAAAATGCTTCATTTTGCATTTTGCTACTGACTTTACCCTTGACAAGCTTCGCCGAAGAATTCAACATGAACAACATGCCCCCTCCGGACATGAGCATGACCTATTCGGCAGGGGAACTGGTTGCAGGATCAAAACTTACCGTCAAAATCACCATTCCCGACAACTGGCACGTAAACGCCAACATTGCCGCCGACGAATTCCTGAAACCCTCGTCCATTGACGTCTCCGCCCAAGGAATTTTCTTTGGCGAACCCGTCTGGCCCGCCCCCATCAAGGAATACAGCGAGGCTCTGGACCTTGAAAACCTGGTATTCCGCGGCGAGTTCCAGGTCATCCTCCCCATCGACAGCGTAGAAAAGAACTTCGACAGCCTCTCCACCACCATCACCTTCCACTACCAGGCATGCGACAATTCCATCTGCCTGGCACCCGCCCAAAAGACCATATCGCTGGACGGGAATACTTTTGGAAAGGGGAACGCAGGCAACGGGGACGCTAACCTAAAAAAAAATGGTAAAGACGGGGATGAGCCGCAGCAAGTAAACGCTACGGAAGAAAAATTCGACATCATCATGGAATTCCAGCAGGAAGAAACCGCTGGAACAGACGCCAAAACCGTTGCAAGTGAAGCCACAGCAAACGAAGGCACCGCAAGCGAACCGCAGACCGCCGCAGAAGAAAGCGCCGCTGAAGTCGCCGCCGTTGGAGAAAGTGCCGCAGACTCCGCCGCAGGTTTCGCCGGCACCCTAGCCCTCCTGTTCTTCGCCTTCGTCGGTGGCATCATCCTGAATCTGATGCCCTGTGTTTTGCCGGTGCTTTCGCTGAAAATTTTCAGCCTCGTCAAGCAGGCCGGGGAATCCCGCAGCCGCCTGCTGGCATCGGGACTCAGCACCACCGCAGGCATCCTCTGCAGTTTCTGGGTGCTGGCAGCCATCATCAGCGTCATCAAGATTGGCGGCGGAAATGCCGGCTGGGGAATGCAGTTCCAGAGCGCAGGCTTTATCGCCTTCATGGTGGTGATCCTCACCGCCTTCGCCATGAGTTTCTTCGGACTGTTTGAAGTGTGGCTCCCCTGGGGAGCCACCACCAAGATGGATGCCGCCGGCAGCAAGGGCGGCCTGGCAGGCGCCTTCTTTACGGGAGCGCTGCTTGTTTTGCTCAGCACCCCCTGTTCCGCACCCTTCCTGGGAACCGCCATGGGATTCGCCTTTACCGCAAGCCTGCCGGTACTGTTCCTATTCTTTACGGCAGCAGGCATCGGACTTGCCCTCCCCTATCTCCTGGTCAGTTTCTTCCCCGCCGTTCAGAAACACTTGCCTAAGCCGGGAATCTGGATGACCTACCTGCAGAAGGTCATGGGTGTTTTACTTCTGGCCACCGTCTGCTGGCTTCTCTGGGTCGTGAACGAGCAGGCAGGTTCTGCAGGCGTAGGAATCTTCGCAGTTATCGCTGTAGTATCTGCAGTGGCCAGCGCCCTCATCGGGAAAATCGCCCCGCCGGGTGTAGCCTTCAGCCGTGAAGTGGTTGGATTCGCAGGCGCCATTGTGATTCTTGCCGGTCTCTGGTTCGGCGTTCTCGCACCCCGCTACGAAAACGTAGTCGTCGAACGTTTCAACGCCCGCATGGCAGAACAGATGACAGAAGACGGCTGGTTCCGTTACAGCCCCGCCCTCATAGAAGAATTCAAGGCCGCCGGGCGCACCGTATTCATCGACGTTTCCGCCGACTGGTGCATTACCTGCAAGGCAAACGAAGCCGCCGTCCTTAACCGCGAAGAATTTACCGACGCCATGAACAAGCTGAACGTGGCCCGCGTCAAGGCGGACTGGACCCGCGAAACTCCGGAAGTGAATGCACTACTCCGCAGTCTTGGAAAGTCTGGCGTACCCGCTTATGCAGTATACCCCAAGGGCGATGCAAGCAAGCAGATTGTCTTCCCGGAACTGCTGACCACAGGTGCCATCGTCGAAAAGATTACTGGCAAGTAA
- the glgA gene encoding glycogen synthase, translating to MNAAILTNEFPPEIYGGAGIHVKFLTQELAKLCHVEARCFGVQNDDADNIRAIGFSRKLGLNPKDDRFQKIFKPLDINLQWAATMDDIDVIHCHTWYSHFGGVLASRLLQCPLILTTHSLEPHRPWKAEQLGDGGYAMSCWIEKTAYEAADGVIAVSQGMKRDVMKLYGVPEDRVKVIYNGIDPDFYKPTFSEGILEKWGVDPKKPFVLFVGRITRQKGISQLIQAIPQIDKNAQVVLCAGAPDTQELADECKALIEEVQKTREGVVWIQEPVPHEELRVLYSHATVFATPSLYEPFGIINLEAMSCGTPVVGSAVGGIPEIIVDGETGFLVPLKAVSETNFEPADPKAFQTDFANKLNTILANPEMAKKMGEVSRKRAIDVFSWKAIAQQTYEFYQECIERYKKEGKR from the coding sequence ATGAACGCAGCTATCCTTACTAATGAATTCCCGCCGGAAATCTATGGCGGTGCCGGTATCCACGTCAAGTTCCTGACCCAGGAATTGGCCAAGCTTTGCCATGTGGAAGCCCGTTGCTTTGGCGTGCAGAACGATGACGCCGACAATATCCGTGCTATCGGTTTTAGCCGTAAGTTGGGCCTGAATCCCAAGGATGACCGTTTCCAGAAGATTTTCAAGCCCCTGGATATTAACCTGCAGTGGGCAGCTACCATGGATGACATCGATGTCATTCATTGCCATACCTGGTACAGCCATTTCGGTGGCGTCCTGGCTTCCCGCCTTTTGCAGTGCCCCCTGATCTTGACGACCCACTCCCTGGAACCTCACCGCCCGTGGAAGGCTGAACAGCTGGGCGACGGTGGCTATGCCATGAGCTGCTGGATCGAAAAGACCGCCTACGAAGCCGCCGACGGTGTCATCGCCGTTAGCCAGGGCATGAAGCGCGACGTGATGAAGCTTTATGGCGTTCCCGAAGACCGTGTGAAGGTGATTTACAACGGTATCGATCCCGACTTCTACAAGCCCACCTTCAGCGAAGGCATCCTGGAAAAGTGGGGTGTAGACCCGAAGAAGCCTTTCGTGCTGTTTGTGGGCCGCATTACCCGTCAGAAGGGTATCAGCCAGCTGATCCAAGCTATCCCCCAGATCGACAAGAACGCCCAGGTGGTTCTCTGCGCTGGCGCCCCCGACACTCAGGAACTGGCCGACGAATGCAAGGCTCTCATTGAAGAAGTCCAGAAGACCCGCGAAGGTGTTGTATGGATCCAGGAACCGGTTCCTCATGAAGAACTCCGTGTGCTCTATAGCCACGCTACTGTCTTTGCAACTCCGTCCCTTTACGAACCTTTCGGTATCATCAACCTTGAAGCCATGAGCTGCGGTACTCCTGTGGTGGGTAGCGCCGTGGGTGGCATTCCCGAAATTATCGTGGATGGCGAAACTGGCTTCCTGGTTCCCCTGAAGGCTGTTTCCGAGACCAACTTCGAACCCGCCGACCCCAAGGCATTCCAGACCGATTTCGCAAACAAGCTGAACACCATTCTGGCCAACCCCGAAATGGCAAAGAAGATGGGCGAAGTGAGCCGCAAGCGCGCTATCGACGTCTTCAGCTGGAAGGCCATCGCTCAGCAGACCTATGAATTCTACCAGGAATGTATTGAGAGATATAAGAAGGAAGGCAAGCGCTAA